The genomic interval CACAAGGGCTACTGACAGATTACTTCCTCTTcaaataccaattttttttttaagttacgAATACCAAAATTTACATACTATTTTGAGTAaaacaacaaattataattatttttgataaataaaataaattaaaatttatgaactagaaataaattattattatttatttattacatttttaaatattaaaaaataattataaaaaattatttatttatttatttgcgGTTATCAAGTATCCTCACGTCATTCCGGGAAGAGATTCTCTGGACCtgtctttatttttaatttttcgacataattattatttttattaaataaaaaaaatatcttagctTCAATAATATGAAAAATGCGTATTCTTTTATTCTTCTAATACTttatcaataattttatttttaaaaaagaaattacaaacTCATATAATcgaaaacataatttttttttttattttaagattaTAACATAGGTTATGTGGATATAATAAATAAGCtttttttttccatgaaaaataaaaagaaaagtaatTAAGCTTTCGTTTCAAATCAATATTAGGTGACATGTCAcagattatttattttcattaaataaaatattaaatcaacGCGCCACGCTCGTGTAATAAGTAACTTTAATTAACTAAAAAGTGTTTTAGtcagtaaattattatttttttttttaaaaaaaaatcaaaagaagtCTCTAAGTAATTGAATAATTAATGCTTTTTTTCACTTTAAGCTTATccaaataactaaaaaattaaaaaaaattaactgtcATTTTTTCGTGTACTATAAAGATTTCAATGTTGTACAAAGATAATAAatgttataaatttaattagttCAACAATGCACTTAtcaatttttcttcaaaaaaaaaaaaaattaaataaataaaattcgtTGACTCTTACCTTCTTAATTTGAGTTCATATTATTTCCCTTTGTTCCATTAATGATAGTAATAATTAaggtcaaaaaataaattaaattaaattaaaatggaaAGTTCTAGCATTGCACGTGCGAACGTGTGAAAACTAAGGTTGATTGGAGTATGACTAGATAAAGAGATTTTACATATTAATTTGATCCAAATTTTGTACGaattttgatgtttttttttatttatttatttaattttttttctcagatATTTGTACTGTTTTTGTACattgtataaaaaatatatttgtgtGGTGATAAATGAAATTTCGTTAAAATGTCAAAAAAGAAAAGTTAGTGAGGTCACACTCATATTCACTATGCCTGATTGTACTAGATAAgttcaaacaatacaaaataaaaataaacaattttaataaatgatttttaaaaaatattttgattctcataatcaataatagaattttataataaatctcaaatcaatattgttattttaattatgactaatatggttttttagtttttatggcacgtgttttttggtttttgtaaGGCAATATATCTAGTTTTGTAAATGGTttgtttttattgattttgtaaggCCAATGTGGCTAGTTTTTTGTATGGCCAATGTGGCTAGTTTTCTTTGTACGGCCAATGTGGTTAGTTTTGGTTTTGTAAGGCCAGTATggctatttttattttgtaaggcTAGTATGGCTAGTTTTTGGTTTTGTAAGGCCAGTATGGctagttttaattttgtaagtgCAATCACCGTCAAGAATGGAGATGAAAATAGATAAGTATCTACGTCAGAGAATTCTATGTgactatttatataaaatttcatattttattttattttatttataagggaaatttcatttttttattaaatatttattatgtattaattaatttctcttTATTTTGCAGGTGTTTTACTAGTGGTTCGGAAGTGACAACTCTCAGTTTTGAGGTTTTCTTTTCTGATATTATGGTTTTATTGTCTAGCTCTCCTAGGGTATCTCTGCATGCTCTTAGGATAGACAATAAACTATTATAGATGGAAGAAAATTCTCCTCTGGTTGTGTAACTTTGTTACGCTGTTATTTTAACCCGTATCGGTTaccctacaaaaaaaaaaaaaaaaaaaaaaaaaaaaaaaaacatctcaaatattaaaatacattcATGTAGAGTTTCTCTCTTtacattgtatttttttattggaaaaataaattaaaaaaataatttattattatcattattattattaaagcaAGAGCTAAGGCTAATGCATGTGCTTCATGAAGTAAGATTGAAACAAAATTGAGAAGAGGGCCGTCCTCTTCTTCATGTGCTATATTGTcataaaaattcgaaaaataataattataaaattaaattaaaaattgataaaataaaaataaaaataaaaatttcatcTTTATCTATTTGAGGTGTAATTGTTTTTTGCTTGAGGAGAGTTTTATTGAAGGTCGAGCCTCATCACGAGGCCATTTTTATTTCATAGTACAATtacaaataaacatttatagaaaaaaaaaattatttatttattaaaagaaagtcagaaagaaattatttttatttatttatttaattatttaatttatgtgTGAGAGAGAAAGATGATGTAGTAGTAGTGGTAGTGAAAACCCAAGCCCCAAacctttctttcttcttcttcttcttcttcttcattttcaaTATCCCCAAAATGCTCAGATTCTTAATCTCTCCAACCTATTAACCTTGAAACTCCATAGATTTGATCTCAAATTTAAAGAAAGGAACAATCTTTACGAATTTCAGAGAAACCCCAGAAAGGAAAAGCCATGAAAAGGGAACATCCGAATCAGAACAATGGTTCTGTAGACCCTTCAATGGATCCTAGCTCAAGTGGTACAGGAGCTGGAAAAGCTGCTAAAATATGGGATGAAGATGATAACTGTTGTGGTGGACAACCAGACGGTGGTATGGATGAACTTTTAGCTGTTTTGGGTTATAAAGTTAGGTCATCTGACATGGCTGAAGTTGCTCAAAAGCTTGAACAGCTTGAAGAAGCTATGTGTAGTGTTCAACAAGATAATCTTTCACAACTTGCTTCTGATACTGTTCATTATAATCCTTCTGATTTATCGACATGGTTGGAAAGTATGCTTACAGAGCTTAATCCTTCTCCTCCTAATTTTGATTCTGTAATggtaccaccaccaccaccaccacaatCACAACCTCAAAGGCCTTCGATTATTGAAGAAACTTCTTACTTAGCTCCAGCTGAATCTTCAACCATAACTTCTATTGATTTCCCAGATCAGAGAAATCAAAACTCGTTAGTGTTTGAAGATTCATCTTCTTCAGATTACGATCTCAAAGCTATTCCAGGTAAAGCTATTTACAGTAATCAAACCCATTTTGAAACCACTTCTTCTTCAAGAGAATCAAAACGACTCAAACCCTCTTCAGAAACTTACACTAACGACGTCGTTTCAAACCAAAACGATAACTCAACTCGTTCTGTTATCCTTGTCGACTCACAAGAGAACGGAATCAGACTCGTTCATGCTTTAATGGCTTGCGCCGAAGCCGTACAGCAAAACAATTTCAACATAGCCGATGCTTTAGTGAAACAGATCAATTACTTAGCTATGTCTCAAGCCGGCGCGATGAGGAAAGTAGCTACCTTCTTCGCTCAAGCCTTGGCTCGAAGAATCTTCAGACTTTACCCAGAAAACCCATTAGACCATTCCTTATCGGAATTTCTTCAGATGCACTTTTACGAGACTTGTCCGTACCTCAAATTCGCTCATTTCACCGCGAATCAAGCTATTCTCGAAGCTTTTCAAGGCAAGAAGAGAGTTCACGTCATCGATTTCTCCATGAATCAAGGTATGCAATGGCCGGCTCTGATGCAAGCTTTGGCTCTAAGACCAGGCGGTCCACCAGCTTTCCGTTTAACCGGAATCGGACCTCCGGCACCGGATAACTCAGATCATCTACAAGAAGTGGGTTGGAAATTAGCTCAATTAGCAGAAACGATTCATGTCGAATTTGAATATCGAGGGTTTGTGGCTAACAGTTTAGCAGATCTCGATGCTTCGATGCTTGAACTCAGACCGAGTGAGGTCGAATCGGTGGCGGTTAACTCAGTATTCGAGCTTCACAAGTTGTTAGCTCGTCCTGGAGCCATAGATAAGGTTTTATCTGTGGTCAAACAAATGAAGCCGGAGATCGTCACCATTGTTGAACAGGAAGCTAACCACAACGGACCAGTCTTCGTCGACCGATTCACGGAAGCTCTTCACTATTACTCAACGCTTTTTGACTCGCTTGAAGGATCGGTCAACGGTCAAGACAAGATCATGTCGGAGGTTTATTTGGGGAAACAGATAGCGAACGTGGTCGCCTGCGAAGGACCAGACCGAGTCGAAAGACACGAGACTCTGACTCAGTGGCGAACTCGGATGGAATCGTCCGGGTTTTCTCCTGCTCACCTCGGATCCAACGCTTTCAAACAAGCCAGTATGTTGTTAGCCCTCTTCGCCGGCGGCGATGGCTACCGCGTCGAGGAGAATAACGGTTGTCTCATGTTGGGTTGGCATACGAGACCGCTCATCGCCACTTCCGCTTGGCAACTCGCAGGGAAAAGACTCAGTGCCGCTCACTGAGTCACGCAAACGAGTCGAAGCGGTTAACCGGGTCGGGTTTTCCGACCCGCCCGATTCGTATAAGTTTGCCCCGCATTCtgggttttgttttgtttttgttttttttttaacaggAAAAAATGTGTTATTTTCTGAGCTGGGTGCCTTGCTGAGACTAAGGCCCACAACAAGACCCataattttaccctttttttttttttttgagtttgttttaattttatttaggtaATTTTttaggagtttttttttttcttttttatggtTGGATGaaatctttctttttttttgtaattttctttatgaatggaaaaaaaaaaaaaagctatgtTTATTGATGTTTATATAAATATGAGTGTTATTTCAATAAGTGGTTTTTTTGGTGAAGTGGAATAAGTGTCATATGATGTTATATTCAAACTCTAAATTTGCATAGGTTGGATTCCACTTTCAACAGTGTTCATCaccaatttttaataatattatttatttaaagaaattatttttattgggttTTTCTTGTTTAAGACCCCAACACTTACTATAAATGTTTATGTGGGAAGCATTAATTTTCTAGTTTTTAATTAATGTAATGTGTAAAgctctttttttttaagtatttcaaaaaccATGTtcaattatttcattaattacTAATTGATTGAACtagaaattataaatatatataaaaaaattctttctttTAAGTCAAGAGGGAGGCATAATCATATGAAAGTGAAAAAAGGGTTCACTTATATCTAATTCTTGATTGTGATATTTACTACTTTGCTGAAAAAGTTCACTTTTTTCTTTGGTgttcttataaatatatatttgataatctcaataatgttcttttttttttaatgttgcaATTCATTAAAGCTGTAGtctttttaaatttgtttagttcCACTCTTTTATTAATTCTCtaccattattattatatttttttttgggggggttCTAAAGTGGACTTGAGGAATGAGTTTAAGTACAtagaaaaaggaaaataaataGAGAAAAATATGTGAACTCATGCTGTTTGGTAGGCAAGAAAAAGCACTCTCCACTTTCCATGGAAATCAAAATCTTATACAAACTCATAAGATTctcttcaaaaatatatatatagaaaaacaGCAAATTTGGGCTGTT from Cannabis sativa cultivar Pink pepper isolate KNU-18-1 chromosome 4, ASM2916894v1, whole genome shotgun sequence carries:
- the LOC115712712 gene encoding DELLA protein GAIP-B, encoding MKREHPNQNNGSVDPSMDPSSSGTGAGKAAKIWDEDDNCCGGQPDGGMDELLAVLGYKVRSSDMAEVAQKLEQLEEAMCSVQQDNLSQLASDTVHYNPSDLSTWLESMLTELNPSPPNFDSVMVPPPPPPQSQPQRPSIIEETSYLAPAESSTITSIDFPDQRNQNSLVFEDSSSSDYDLKAIPGKAIYSNQTHFETTSSSRESKRLKPSSETYTNDVVSNQNDNSTRSVILVDSQENGIRLVHALMACAEAVQQNNFNIADALVKQINYLAMSQAGAMRKVATFFAQALARRIFRLYPENPLDHSLSEFLQMHFYETCPYLKFAHFTANQAILEAFQGKKRVHVIDFSMNQGMQWPALMQALALRPGGPPAFRLTGIGPPAPDNSDHLQEVGWKLAQLAETIHVEFEYRGFVANSLADLDASMLELRPSEVESVAVNSVFELHKLLARPGAIDKVLSVVKQMKPEIVTIVEQEANHNGPVFVDRFTEALHYYSTLFDSLEGSVNGQDKIMSEVYLGKQIANVVACEGPDRVERHETLTQWRTRMESSGFSPAHLGSNAFKQASMLLALFAGGDGYRVEENNGCLMLGWHTRPLIATSAWQLAGKRLSAAH